taattccaaaataatccGTGAAAATTATCAGAGAGGGAATTCTGTTTGAGGAGTGGAGGAATATCTGGTGGATCTTGGTGTGATGGCCACCGGTGTTCACGCATATTCTGGGTTTTGAAGGATCctgaaaactcttttcgaatGAACATGTTGATGGATTCGAAAGGTTCTTTTGGTctagaaaagaaatcagccaaaatatttttctttccggaaatgtgttttgaatcgaaagagtatttagaaaaccattttgcccaacgcaagagttgaggatgaggGACTTGCTTTTGCTTAAATTTGAGCATACGGggaaaagaggacatgtccatttcgactaaaaaatgatgaccaatgagatgaaattcaaattttttgattccatttttttgcaagaatttctttgaaagtggagtgaTAATGCATTTCGCTCTTTGAAAACTTTCCATTTTTGTATGCACTGATTCTTCGCttacctttaatttcttcaaggaggatAGCTGCCCGGTGCTTGTCACCGGCATCCGTCTGAAGGATTCCGGTTCCAGTGGAAGGGATCCGGAGAGGGGGCAAATTTTGCGGTGTTTCTTTTAAGGTCTTAATGGAAGTGGTTTGCTTTTGTGACCACGGAggaggattctttttcaacatcttttgcagaggagaaaggatctgagaaatttttgggatgaaatctacgagataattgacaattcctaaaaaggattggatCCGGTGAATCGAGAGGTTTTCATCTGGGAATTTCTGGAGATCTTCTGCAATGTGTGGACCTGggcaataggttccatttttcaaacgcatgccgagaaattctatttctcgttgagctatgatcatcttcttttgtgatagcatgatgccatgagtatgcacaatttcagcaaattcttgaaggagttttgcatgagaatgttcatcatgggaaaacaggagaatatcatcaatgtagatccgGGCATTAGCAAGCataggttggaaaattttgcacatagccttCCGGAATAGGGACGGAGCAGTTTTGAGTCCAAAGGGAAGGACTCTCCATTGGAAGTCTTGGTTAGGGATGCAGAAACCAGTTTTAAATGCATCTgagggatgaattcctaattgccGTAAGCCCGCCTTAAGatcaaatttggaatagatcttggcaCAGGCAAAGTTtggagaacaaagagttcttatggggcaatgggaatttgtcatcttggatgaacagattgagaggctagtaatttatgactaaccatagctttccacgattttgttctgctcttttgttgacatagaaggccTCACATGCCCAAGGGGGAGTCGAGGGGCTCAATGAGTCCCCGAGAAAGAAGCCGAGCACATTCTGCTTGTGCTTGAGCAAGGTGATCCGGGTTCATGCCCGAATGACttgctttggtgggattgatttctccatttttcttgaagggaattttgacaaaaaagtcagaattttgccaaagagggttggagcaaATCTGAGCAAACCGCTGGTGAGACTACGAACaatgagagagaagagattgataaatgggatcaaggatttccggttggatgagaaagagtctcTGGATTTCAACAAATTCCtggaacttcttttggaattttaaccccttagggtttatcttgagttgtgggagcttagaaagaatatcccaaccaatgatgagatccttgtcatgagatggacatccaaggatttgggtggtgatttcacaaccggggagaatatgaatggtgagaggtttactacgcagtttggtagtaaaagtttctcccgaGGTCGCCCGGAAATATCCGGTATATGGTGTCCAGTATTCTTCCGGAAGGATTTTGGTATCTAGCAGGGATGCAGCTGCACCAGTATCAATAAGagcaatgacttggatggatttggtGCTTTCTGGAAGGTGAAGCTGGACCGGAAAATGTGGAGGATGAAATGTTGGGGAGTGGATTCTGAAAGAATcagcaagaggaaagaaggagatAATATCTCCCGGGGAAGAGTCCGAATCAGAAGAGTAAGTTTCAATAGCACACAAGGTGTCCGGAgatggttcttcttcaatggagaagatggattcaacatcttcatcaccgagagagatcctagtgttttgagagatcttcTGGATCATGTAACTGCCCTGTTTCTTCGCTTGGgggcatttttttgcaaagtcaCCCTTCTTGTTGCAAATAAAACATCCGTCGGACTTGGGTTTCTTGCGGTGCTTTGCGGAATGATTGCGTGATTTCTTTCtgaggaatttccacttgcttttgcgaggcttcgcaaatgaaaatttcttgaaatgaactttcttcttgtgacccgaGCAAGACGGATCATTACGGTCTCTGGtgcacttgatcttccattcTGGCCTTTCACAGTTCTTGTCATACTTGCGGTTTTCTTTTAAGAACCGGTCgaactgtctttttcttctgcatttttcttcaatggcaatatgaacagcttgctgtatttctccgagtgtggattcaaggagaggcctttgaagatgtttatcaacttcatctgcaatctctttaggaatggaggctaaaaagattggtttaagattgatgtctgctccgagatgataaaagagtcgaaTCATCTCTTTAAAATGTCTGTCAAGATCCTTTCGAGAAGTGGAgcagcattttctttcaaagaactcttttcgcttgagttctctttcactggtgggttgaccaacaaaataCGGGTGAATGACCCGCATAGCCCGATTAAAGTTCATCgggagaaaagcaatttggtcTTGTTCTGAGATGGAGATCCACCAGTCTTTCGGGGTTCCAATGAACTTGCTAGTGAATTCTAAGAGAacttcataagtgctttgttCAGCTAGATTTCTGGCAACAAGCCATGTATGGAACtcttggattttcatgggccaaCGATGGTAAGGAACATCATCAAGAGTAAAGTATAtgcttgatgaggaatgggctggacgagatgatggacttggatccgaaggggttttaagattgacaaactctacttcttcatcttcttcttttgggatcGCCGTGACCATCATAATGGTTGGGATTTGGTCCGAAATGTGTTCGTGGTCATTTTCGGATTCTGAAGAAGGAGATGTTTGTGATGGTGGTACAGATGATGTTGAAGAGGAATCATCTTGCTCAGTGGCTTggattgtggaaatggatggaatttgttttCTCGGGAAACTTTCAATAGGGTTAGAAACCATGAATGAAGGTAGTTTCTGTGAAGGGGAGTGTGGAGGTGAGTCGGGAGGTTACGGCGGTCTTGTGGGAGGAATTGGAAAAGTAGGAACCGATGATGATGTGTcggagaattttgttctttcggcaTCGGCTTCAGCCTTCTTAATTGCTTTGAGACGAGCTCGAAGAGCAAGTACGTTTATACCGAATCTGAAGGTActgtctcaagaacttcttggaaaggGGTTGAAGAAGTTTGGCTGGAAGCTTGGGACGAACGAGTAGTAGGATGAGTGTGGGAGGGAAATGGGGGAATATGGGAAGGAAATGAGGAGAAAGGTGGTCGATACTCAAGTTGGGCTTTTTGATTTTCAAGGATGAGGATCTGTCTCTTCAGCTTCTCTATTTGAGGAGTCCGGTCTTCTAAGTAATGGTGATGGAGCTGCTGGTTTTCCATCATGTagactctcttttgaaaatctgcAAGCATCTTGCGGATATGTGTGGAAGCTTGATCAACTCGATCTACTTGAGTGGAAACTTTCTCAAGAGCCACGTTCTGAGCTAAGGCATTTTACGTCCGCCAATTGAGAACGGTTTCAGCGGGAgctggacctttctttttcccccgtGGGTCTATCTCGGTGGGTGCGGGTATCTTAGGAGCATGGTAATACTGCTGCTGAGGGTCAGAAAATTTTCTGAGTGGTGGAAAATTTAAAGTGGATGAGTGAGATTCATCTCTAGGCTGGAGTGGAGGGAAATCGCCAGGTTGAAACATACAGATGCTTGGAAATGGTTCGGGGATGGGAACACATGTGTATGGTTTTGGGAGATCAATGgagcaagttggatttttcttgatccatttttggatgggtTTATAAAAGGGGCTGGTAAATGGGTTTCGAGGCGGTATTGGTGGGGATTTTGGGGGTTCTGATTTACAAGAGGATGGAGAGGGTATTTGGGGTATTGGAGGAGTACCATACTGAACAAGGTATTGCCGGTTTCCGCCATCTTCGCCAAGAGGACCTACGGTAGGATCACCGTCAAGGTACCGTTGGTACAGagggtctttttttttcttctttttctttgaagagGGTCTGTCGTCTTCATCAGCAAGAGAAGTACAAGAAGGACAGCCACATTCTGGATCCCAAAAACAATGTCCCGAGGAATCTTTAAAGGCTTGGATTGGTCGTCCATCAGAGTTGAATGACTGGACAAACTTTTTCGGATGCGGGTCTTCTATATTCACTATTTCGGATGGACATGGAGTGAAACAGAGAATAGTAGGgaaggagggaaaaagggacgaagagtcttctttttcttttgcaaacttgatggttacagtaccatcttttttcttggtgAACCGGGGTTCAGGAGGCTGAATCGGCCTTGTGTTTTGAtgaagtttttcataattggtGACCCAGCTATCGGGGAGAAGTTTGATGAGCTGTTCTCCGGGTATTTGCCTGGGAACATGAACACGGGATGTCCGGTCATGGTCTATTGAGATGATGAGGGCATCATCTGAAGTGGGATGGTTaagatcaatggcatgattCTGGACCCTATAAACCATTTGGTAATGGAGTGTAGCGACCAAAGAATTAGGAGTCTGAGGAGCTCCGGTAATTTGCAGCTGAACCTTTAAGGCCGACAGTAGTCCTGGGTCTGCTAGtgccatgttgaaatttgggAACAAAGTAACAAAGACCGTCCCAGCATTTAAAGTGGTCTGGATTGTACCTATACGGGCATGCTGGTAGTCTAAGAACCGTGTATCCAAAAGGGCAATTTCGGCTACAACAGGAAGACCTTTACGgccatgaaaggaaagagcaagtctGATGGCTCCGAAATGAAGATGGGTGAACCCTTGTTGGATccattgaagtggaaattcggGAGGAATTTGGAGCGTCACGAACTGTTCTTGTTGTGTAGCGAGAATATGATGTTGGTCAAACTTGGAGGATCGAACATACTCTTTAACGGAGCGGGGAGTATGTCGGATAAGGTGTTTGATGGAGCGAATTGGAGAAAAGGAGGTGGGTTTAGCAAAGGCTGAATATGGATTGATGAGAGGAAGATGTGTTTGAGAGATCTTGCTTGTCTTCGAAAAGGCTACCTCATAGAGATAGTCTATTTTGGATGCAGTGGATTTTCGTAACTCGGGGGGTGATGCGAGAGAGAGTGGAGATTGATGCTGTATGGGAGTGAGCATGCTTTCTTCTTGTGGAGTTTCCATGTTGTAGAAAGTTTCTCTTCATCACGGACCTTCGAGCGCTAAAATATCAATACTAATCTATCTTCAATGGcatatggctctgataccaaaaaggagcggaagcaagaactcGATCTGAAACAATtatgctatcccacacgggctctCGGCCACTCAAGGGACTGCCCTGTCTGGAAacatggttttgctaagaccggGAACGGTGGTTAATAATTGGAACACGTGTCgtgcattgtgcatgcaatttatgatgagtGTTCCGGTTATGTGCCTTGGTTGTATGCATTTGATTGCATGTTGAATATGAATTGTTTAATGTGTGGCCCAagggagggtaagcttgcatgtgcttgatggtgattgttggttttggatttgactATGTGATTGGTAAAGCGTTGCGAGGACCGCATGCTATTAGTTTACCATCGTTATCATGttacatgcttaggatgtcttgagcgagtcaatgtcctacccggacttaggcgttgactcattgagattttaTATATCACTCCGttgttgttaacaatttttcaagTCCTTAGCTATGGAAGCCGGAAGTGTACGcagattctttttgagtagcacggagtagtgttaacccatatCCTAATCTGGTATTTTTTTTGGAGGGTTATAGGAAGTAgccccgaggtagggcttgtatatacgttcttcctagggttaacggtaaataaataaaaagataaaaataattggTCGATGACGTGCACGagacgtcgtccttttatgacccgaggcgttttgAAAGgattgttgcgggcccggggatcggggcgtgacaaccccgcccaaggtggtattagagcaaggtcgGTCCGAGCTACCCGGTCATAGTccggagtaataaggagcgttGGGATATGCGATAGTCGGTAGGATTGAAATCccatgcatgtgattgttactTAAGGTTTTAAGGCTATAAGCCCGATTTCTTATTACGTGTTGCTTGGGGTGAACAGGGCTCCGTAACCGACTCGTGAGATGAGCAACTATAATCCCAGAGTTCCTAGAGGGGGAGCAACTCAAGGGGATCCTAGAGTGGACAGGATCCTACAAGCACCGAAAGCTTTTGGTGATATAGTTGGGCAGCAAGTGAGGAATCAAGCTGCTGCTGCTCTTGCTCCGCTTGAGGACCCGTTAGCTGGAAACGGGAATGGAGCTCAACAGATACAAAAATTGGTAGAGCAATTCCCGAAGTTAAAACAGCCAAAGTTTTCTAGAGTTGGCGACCACGAGGCTGCCACTTCTTGGATAAAAGAATTGGAGAAAGCTTTTGCACTACTAAAGTGCAATGAGGAGGACAAGGTGACATTGGCGGTCTATCGGTTGCAAGGGAATGCCGGCACCTGGTGGCAAGCTACACAAGGTAGAGTTTTCCCCGAAGGTACGGTCCCGGTGTGGGATGCCTTTCGTGGATGCATTTAATAATAAGTATTTCTCCGAGTGTGCCCAAGAGCAGAAGATGACAGAGTTTATACGCCTGCGCCGGATCGGATGTACGTAGACCACTATGAAGCCAAGTTTTCTAAGCCGTCTATGTATGCACCTAGAATGGTGGAAGATCCCGTGGACAGGGCGAGAAGATTTAGAGATGGGTTGAAACCGGAGCTGAAGGATCGGTTGGTGCCGTTGAACTTGAAAGATTACAATGAGTTGTACAAAAGGGCCTAGCTAATCGAGAGAAATATTATTGAAAGGCCTGCTGCATATGGATCACGGTTCGTGCCCTTTAGTAGGAATGAACGTAGATTTGGTAAGATGCCAATGTCGGGAGGAAGGGCGACCATCCCACCTAACCGGAAGAATGCTGTGGGAAAGCCAGCTCTTAGTAACGGTGGAATATGCCGATTTTGCAATCGGAGGCATGGGACTGCCCCGTGTCCCTTTAGGAATGGAGCCTGTTTTAGTTGTGGTCGGATGGGCCACCAAGTGAGAGATTGCCCACGGAGACAAAGAGGAGTTCCAGCGCTATCACAACAAGGAGGACAACCACGTGGGAATATGCAGCAGAATTACCAGAGCCAACCTCCAGCGCAAGGAAGAGTTTTTGCGGTCACCAAGgaagaggcgaaggattcgccggCCGTTACAGGTACGATCTTTTTGCATGATCATATAGCGTATGTGTTGTTTGACCACGGAGCCACGTACTCCTTTGTTGTTGAGCGGTTTGTTAAATTAGTTGGGTTGAGTCCGAAATCGTTGGGAACAGTCTTTAAGATATCCATGCCGCTAAAAGATAGTGTAATATCTGCAGTAGGTTGTCCTCATTGTAAGTTGACAATAGGTGGTCACGAAGAAGTGATAGATCCGATTGTCttggaaatgtatgattttgatgtgattgttgGTATGGATTGGCCGACAAAGCAAAGAGCTATGATGGATTGCTATCATAAGGCAATTCAGTTTAACCCGTTGAATGGGATTAGTTTTGAGTTTGTTGGAAGTCGAGGTGATACATCGACTTTGTCAATTTCATCGTTGGAAGCGACTCGTGCATTGGAAAGTGGTCGTCAAGGATATCTGGCAACCGTAGTTAACATATatgttgaggagccaaggatgGAAGACATTGCTATTATGTGCGAGTTTCCCGATGTGTTTCCCCAAGAGTTACCAAGTCTGCCACCAAATAGGGAGATTGAGTTTGTGATTGAGCTAATCCCTGGAACGGAGCCGATTTCTAAAGCTCCGTATAGGATGGCGTTATCAGAACCGAAGAAGCTGAAGGTACGGTTGCGGGAATTATTGGATAAGGGTTTTTTCCGCCCTAGTGCTTCACCATGAGGAGCACCTGTGTTGTTTattaggaaaaaggatggatcgtTGCGCCTGTGCATAGACTACAGACAACTCAATCGGGTgacgatcaagaataagtatccgtTCCCAAGGATTGACGATTTGTACGACCAGCTTCAAGGAGCTTCGGTATTTTCTAAAATCGACCTACGGATGGgataccatcggttgaggatttggaaggaggatataccgaaaaCGGCGTTTCGGACACGTTATGGTCATTATGAGTTCACCGTAATGCCGTTTGGTCTAACAAATGCGCCTGTTGCTTTTATGAACCTAATGAACAAGatgttcaaggagtatttggatagaTTCGTCATAGTGTTTATTGACGATATCTTAGTGTGTTCGAGGAGTTATGAAGATCATGAGTATCATTTGAGAACAATATTACAGCACCTTCGAGACCATCGGCTATACGCTAAGTTtagtaaatgtgagttttggctGACTTGTGTGGCATTCTTAGGCCATGTGGTATATGGTAAAGGAATTTACGTAGATCCAGCTAAGATCGAAGTGGTAACGGATTGGCCGAGGTCTACGACAGAATGAGAGATTCGAAGTTTCTTGGGATTAGCAGGTTACTACGGACAATTCGTGGAAAGATTTTCTGCTATAGCCATGCCACCGACGCGATTGTTGAAAAAGGATGTGAAGTTTGAATAGACGGACAAGTGCGAacgtagttttcaagagttgAAGCATAAGCTCACTACGACTCCTGTCTTAACAATACCGTCTGGTTtaggaggatttgaaatttacaGTGACGCATCACACAAAGGATTGGGAtgtgtgctaatgcaacatggaaaggtAGTTGCATATGTGTCCTGCCAATTGAGGCCTCATGAGTTGAATTATCCGACGCATGACCGGGAGTTAGCAGCCGTTGTTTTTGCTCTTAAGATCTGGAGGCACTATTTGATTGGCGAAAGATTTCGGGTGTATACCGATCACCAGAGCCTGAAGCATCTGTTCTCTCAAAAGGAGCTGAACATGAGGCGGCGTCATTGGATGGAGCTGCTTAAGGATAATGATTGCGAGATTCTGTATCATCCAGGTAAGGCTAATAAGGTTGTAGATGCTCTAAGTcgaaaatcggtgattgctcaattCTTGGTTCAAGAATGGCGtcttcttgaagaagtgagagaTTTGGATTTTAAATTAGAAGTAAATCGCTTGTCAAGCCTTGtagctacattgagaattgagccggaagtaCATGCGAGAGTTAAGGCCTTGCAATCGACGGATCCTACCATTCAAGAGATCCCGCAAGAGAGCTCGGCTAAGCGAAAGGTTGACTTCCAAGTGAGCGAGGATGGAATAATAAGGTTTCGGGGACGATTGTGTGTGCCTAGCGATGAAGGTCTAAGGGAGGAAATTTTATCGGGAGCACATCGAAGTAGCTACGGTATTCATCCTGGTAGTATGAAGATGTATCAAAATTTGAGACAACATTTttggtggaatggtatgaaggcTGATATAGCAAAGCACGTGGCGAAATGCCCGACGTGCCAATAAGTTAAGGCGCAACACTGTAAACCTGGTGGATTGTTGTAACCATTGGAAATTccagagtggaaatgggagcatatcacaatggaCTTTGTTATGGGACTGCCAAGAAGTCAT
This sequence is a window from Rhodamnia argentea isolate NSW1041297 chromosome 3, ASM2092103v1, whole genome shotgun sequence. Protein-coding genes within it:
- the LOC115731004 gene encoding uncharacterized protein LOC115731004, with the protein product MSNYNPRVPRGGATQGDPRVDRILQAPKAFGDIVGQQVRNQAAAALAPLEDPLAGNGNGAQQIQKLVEQFPKLKQPKFSRVGDHEAATSWIKELEKAFALLKCNEEDKVTLAVYRLQGNAGTWWQATQEDDRVYTPAPDRMYVDHYEAKFSKPSMYAPRMVEDPVDRARRFRDGLKPELKDRLVPLNLKDYNELYKRA
- the LOC125314092 gene encoding uncharacterized protein LOC125314092, translating into MSGGRATIPPNRKNAVGKPALSNGGICRFCNRRHGTAPCPFRNGACFSCGRMGHQVRDCPRRQRGVPALSQQGGQPRGNMQQNYQSQPPAQGRVFAVTKEEAKDSPAVTGTIFLHDHIAYVLFDHGATYSFVVERFVKLVGLSPKSLGTVFKISMPLKDSVISAVGCPHCKLTIGGHEEVIDPIVLEMYDFDVIVGMDWPTKQRAMMDCYHKAIQFNPLNGISFEFVGSRGDTSTLSISSLEATRALESGRQGYLATVVNIYVEEPRMEDIAIMCEFPDVFPQELPSLPPNREIEFVIELIPGTEPISKAPYRMALSEPKKLKVRLRELLDKGFFRPSASP